From the genome of Spinacia oleracea cultivar Varoflay chromosome 2, BTI_SOV_V1, whole genome shotgun sequence, one region includes:
- the LOC130467457 gene encoding uncharacterized protein: MESEFIKLSQGKKNVLEYAVKFNELARFAPDLVTTDRQRMNRFEGGLNIEIRDRLSSSRISTFQELYDRAINVERIIKLREETYGKRKGSFEENQPNNKKQNVNVSYQGGNNGNQNFNKNRGCAKCGRWNHTEKECRIGTRDCFKCGSKDHKIRDCPQIHREQGDGRNDENQGNGGTTNFNRNPPRGPTSNGRVFLMQGKDDDANDNDDFASME, from the coding sequence ATGGAATCAGAATTTATCAAATTGAGTCAAGGAAAGAAGAATGTTCTGGAATATGCAGTGAAATTCAATGAGCTTGCTCGATTTGCCCCTGACCTGGTGACTACTGATAGGCAAAGGATGAATCGATTTGAAGGAGGATTAAACATTGAGATCCGTGATCGTCTTTCGAGTTCTAGAATTTCCACTTTCCAAGAGTTGTACGATCGAGCAATTAACGTCGAAAGAATTATCAAGCTTCGAGAAGAAACATATGGAAAACGAAAAGGGAGCTTCGAAGAAAATCAACCGAACAATAAGAAACAAAATGTCAATGTCAGCTATCAAGGAGGGAATAACGGAAACCAAAACTTCAACAAGAATCGTGGATGCGCCAAGTGTGGAAGATGGAACCATACTGAGAAAGAATGTCGAATTGGTACGCGagattgcttcaaatgtggtagCAAAGATCACAAAATCAGAGATTGTCCTCAAATACATCGAGAGCAAGGTGATGGGAGAAACGATGAAAACCAAGGAAATGGTGGCACTACAAATTTCAACCGTAATCCCCCACGTGGACCAACTTCGAATGGAAGAGTGTTTTTAATGCAGGGAAAAGACGATGATGCAAATGACAATGACGACTTCGCTAGTATGGAATGA
- the LOC130467887 gene encoding uncharacterized protein → MTSSGNIPIDGTRNDNDVNDGNGNHKPALTLEGMQERIEELRKDPIFGDTPGETSDNRMDLMRLIMSELLQGNRQNPRSEQEECSNMFKKFASHNPPTYDGKPDPTEFEEWISDMEKLFDATQCPEKWKVNYAVFYLKGQANLWWKNVRGIQNEPGFGWEKLTEPMRE, encoded by the coding sequence ATGACTTCAAGCGGAAATATTCCTATTGACGGCACTAGAAACGACAACGATGTTAACGATGGCAATGGTAATCACAAACCTGCATTAACGCTGGAAGGAATGcaagaaagaattgaagaattgcGCAAGGATCCCATTTTCGGTGACACCCCAGGAGAAACGAGTGATAATCGAATGGACTTAATGAGATTGATAATGTCGGAACTTCTGCAAGGAAATCGTCAAAATCCAAGGTCAGAGCAAGAAGAATGCTCCAACATGTTCAAGAAGTTCGCTTCTCATAATCCCCCTACATATGATGGCAAGCCAGACCCTACCGAATTTGAAGAATGGATTAGCGATATGGAAAAGCTATTTGATGCTACGCAATGCCCCGAGAAGTGGAAGGTCAACTATGCCGTCTTTTACTTGAAAGGACAAGCCAACCTATGGTGGAAAAATGTTAGAGGAATCCAAAATGAGCCTGGTTTTGGTTGGGAAAAACTGACGGAACCTATGCGGGAATAA